The genomic interval TCTACTATTTCTGGAACATCTTTCTTTTGCAAAGGGGTTATCGCATACCCTGCAGGCAGTTCTTTACAACTTTCATTTGCCTTTTTTTGCGCAAGAATACGTACACTTTCAAACGTAGAGCCTAAGGGTTCATCCCGTCTTTCAGGCATTAAGTATTTTGCAACAAAAACGCCATCCCCGCGATGTGCATACATGTTTGGAACACGCACTTCTTCCTCAAAGCTTTGCGCTTTGAACGCATCAAGCATCACTTCGGGAACCTTTGCGATGACCTTTGAGTATCCTTCAGCTAATGCAATATCTGACAGGCTACGTGCAGCAACATCTGGAGAACTTCCCAACTTGAGCAAGTAAACTCTGTTGCTACTGCGCCCATGCTGAATAGTATTTCCCATTATCAACACCACACGATCCGGCTGCATCATCTCTCCTGTCCATACGTTCATTTTCTTTCGGTGTGAGACTCAAAGTTTCATCCCAATCACATAAAAGCTTTTCAATACCGATTGCCTTTTCACAGCCGTCGTCCTCTTTTAGAGTGAGAGTGCACTTTTCGCACTTTCTGTCACAATAGTGAGAATCGTAACTTTCGGGCTCATTATAGGTGGTAATTACACCCTCATAGTTTCTGAGTACAACCTTATGTGTTCCCCACGAGACAATGTAGTTTGGCATTACAGGAATTTTCCCGCCACCACCCGGGGCATCAATGACATATGTGGGGACAGAGAAGCCAGAGGTGTGACCTCGCAAGCTTTCAATAATCTCAATGCCTTTGCTCACAGGAGTACGGAAGTGAGTAAGGCCTTCTGACAAATCACATTGATACAAGTAATATGGACGCACTCTGTTTTTAACCAATTTTTGATTCAAGGTACGAATCAATCGCTGGCAATCGTTGACGCCCGCCAACAAGACACTCTGGTTGCCCATTGGAATCCCAGCATTGGCCAACATTTCAAGCGCCTTTCGTGAAGAAGCGGTCATCTCTCTTGGATGGTTAAAATGCGTATTCATCCAAAGTGGGTGGTGTTTTTTTAACATCTCAACAAGGTCAGTTGTTATTCGCTGGGGAAGCACAACCGGCATTCGCGTCCCTATACGAACAACTTCAACGTGGTCAATGGAGCCAAGTTCTCCCAAAATCCAATCAAGTCTGTCATCCGAAAGCATTAGCGGGTCACCGCCGGAAATTAATACATCTCGCACCCGTGGATTGTTACGAATGTAATCAAGCCCCTTTTCCATCTGCTTACGATCGGGAATAAAGTCCATATCGCCAACTTTGCGCTTGCGAGTGCAGTGTCGGCAATACATTGAACAAATATTACTTACGTGAAAGAGCACCCGATCAGGATATCTGTGTGTAATACCCGGCACTGGACTATCTTTCTCTTCATGCAAAGGGTCAGCCATGTCATGCTCTAAGACGTCCATTTCACGCACAGAGGGAAAGCACTGTCTAAAAACAGGGTCATTCTCATAATCATCCACTTCAATAAGGGATAAATAATAAGGAGTAATTGAAATTGGAAACTGCTCTGCTGTAGCCTCGTAAGCCATCCGCTGATCATCAGTAAAAGTTATCCCGAGCAATCTTTCAAATGTTTTAACATCACGAATACTATGGCGAATATGCCATTTCCAATCATGCCATCGCGATGAGGGGCCTTTTTCGTCAAGTCCCTGAACAAAAGCTTTTTGTCGGGCATTAAGGGGGGTCATATACAATCCTTATGTTTATTAAATAGGATGACTGTAGAAGCGTATTGTTACGACGTCTTTAAACGACTCAGGACTACTGTAAATCTGAAACGCAAAGTATAGGAAAAAAGAAACTGCAAAAAGTGTCCATATAAGAATAAAGACTACATTCGAAATTAACAGCCGCTTGTCATTTTCCATTTCTTTCTCCTTTCACGCTACGCATTCATAGCACTCAATCAATGACGAATTACGCTAATACAACACTTAAGATACATCATGGATCATAAAACAAAAGGGGAAGGTTTGGGGGGTGATCGGGGGATGAGCATGTACCCGAAAATAATGAAAAGAACCTGTCAAGGCAAAAAAAGTTCAACTCTCCGTTGTATATGAAAAGATTACAGCACGTCATGACATCATTCCGACCGGACATGTGCTGGCGAATCTTAATGCAGGAGAAGGCAAAACTGTTTGAGTTGAATAGCGTGCCCATGATCTTCAATTTCATTTACTACTCGCTTATAAAGCTAAGAGAATTGTTCCCGAAACTATAGCTATGTCTGGTCAATAATTGGCCAAACAACATTTGAAACTCGACATATTCATTTCAAAACTGAAATCAACGTTGAGAATACATACAAATTCGACGAACTGACACAATCTACCTTTCGACGCTGTAGCGCGGCAAACTGGTGTTACAGCTCAGCATAGAGGGCTTTCCCGCTGGAGTTCTAAAACTGACGAAAGGCGAAGATAGATATAAAAGAAAGCTCCTAGCTTAATACGCTAGGAGCTTTCTTTATGCGCAATTTCAGGGAGGGAAGCTTATGTATCCAATTTTCTTGTACATATCTTTCAAGGTTCGGCCTGTATACGTAAGGAATGAATATGACCAAAAACCTCGCCACCTCTCTCGGCATACTTTCGGTCATTGGCAGCGAAATAGCATAATAAGGAATCTATGTCGAAGAATGTAGTCTTGCATTCACGAGGCAGTGACACGCCTCAACTCTGCTTGAAGACGTATATTTTTCTGAATCATTTTACATATTCGACACCGAGTTGTTGTTTTGTTTCACCTATGGATTTTGGAAGCATGCCCATCACAACGGTGGTCAATACGCAAAGTCCGTAGAATAACCACATCATCTGCATTCCGGTTAAATTAAGTATTTTTCCGCCAGTAAATACAAAGGTTGCTACGCCCAGTCCGAGTAATGTTTGGTAGGCAACAGAAAAACACATGAGCTTGGTAGAAGCTGTTTGCATTCGAACCATAATTAACGTTGGAATGCATGGAGGGTATAACGCCATGAAAAGCATTAATGCTAAAGCATGGAGCGAAGTAAAACCTTCTTCCCCTTCTTTCATACTTTCCTGAACTGATTTGTTGCTTCCATCAACTGCGTAGATAGCACCTAGTGTTGCTGCGCTATTCTCCTTTGCGGCAAACGCTGAGAGTAAAGCAATATTGATGCGCCAATTGAATCCGGCATATTGAGTTACAGGCTCTAAAGCGTGTCCCATCATGCCAAGGAAACTGTTTTCAAATTGCGCTGCCCGTAATTCTCTGCGTAGCTTTCGTCTTGTTCGTTGGACGTTACGCAAAGCTTTAGCAATTTTTTATTGCATCTGTACCTTGTTTAGCAGCAATACTGTAAAATTGCGGATTTTTTGCGGCAAATTTTTGTTGGATTTCGTGTAATGTTGCAGGGTCTTTTACTCCACGTTTTTGCTTTTTTGTATCCGTCGGCAAACAGAATTAAATCCATAAGATTTTGTTCATCCACTGCATTGTGGAGCGTAGTGGCAGACGTTACATCTAAAAATTTTGTGACAGCTGCTGTTTCTTTTTGCTCAAAACCATTTTGTACTTCGGTAGATAGTGTTGGAAAATTGATGAGCACAAAGACAATTACAGCTACGGCAATGACGACAGTGACGATTTTTTTAACAAAGAGCCACATGCGTTCTAAGGCACGGTGTAATACGCCTGATACCGTTGGTAGATGGTATGCAGGCATTTCCATAATGAACGGTGCACTTTCGTATTTGCTCAACACTGTAAGTGATAAGGCTTTTGCTACAGGCAGAGCCATAAAGAGAGTCACCGTTGCGATGAAGAACATTGCAATTCCTGAATGATCGCTAAAGTAGGCGCTGATCAAAATGAGATACAATGGCACTTTTGCGAGGCAGTTCATCATTGGCACAACCATAAGTGTTGTAAGACGTGCCCGTTCATCCGGAATGGCCTTGGTCGCCAATACACCCGGAATGGCGCACCCTCCTACGTATACACCACCAAGAATAAGCGGCAAGGTTGATTGTCCGTGCATACCGAATTTACGGAACAGCCGATCTAAAAGAAACGCCATGCGCGGCATGTAGCCACTGTCTTCAAGAATTGCGATCAAGCTGAAAAGTAAAAAGAAAATAGGTAAATAATTTAAGATTGCGGTAACGCTCTGAATTGTCCAGCTTCCGAGAGAACGACTTACCGGATCAACAAGAAAGTTTGGCTGTGGGAAAATTTGCATCAGGAAGTCACCTAGTGCCGCCCACATAGGCCATACGCGTTGTGCTAAGTCGTTTCCTAGAACAATCGACACCTGATATAAGCAAAAAAGAATGGCAAACAAAATGATCGGGCCAAATACTTTGTGACAAATGTATCTGTCTAGTTTGTCAGAAAAAGTCTCTGCAGCTTGACTTCTGGCAGTGACGCACTCTTTGCAGATGGAAGCACATGCTTCGTGGCGTTTTTTTGCAATAAACCTTTCAATATCTTGACCTGTTACTCGCATGAATTCTTCTCTGTACTCTTCTACAGATGCGAGAATAGCTGTGGATGTTGCTAAAAGATTTTGGTTGGTTTTACTTACAAAAGCTAATGCTTCCGCATCATTTTCCAGAAGTTTGATAGCAAGCCATCGCAAAGGATAATTTTTCGTTGATAGTGGTAAAAGCTCTTCTGCTACCTTAGTTATGTAAGATTCTAGTTCTCCGTAATCTATCGTATAATTTCGCTGAGGATTTTCATCTGTTGCAGTCATGCTTTCTGCTAACGCATCGAGCAGTTCTTTACGCCCGAAAGATTTTTTCCCAATGGTTCGAATTACACGAATGCCAAGCTGCTGCTCCAGTTTGGATGAATCAACAGAGATGTGACGCCGTTCAGCCACATCAACCATATTCAGAGCAAGAACTGTGGGCTTTTCCATTTCGAGCAATTGCAGCGTTAGGTACAGATGACGCTGTAAATTAGAGCAATCTGCTACATCAATAAGTACCTGCGGATCGTCATGAAGAATTACGTCCCGCGCGACCCGCTCTTCAAGTGAATAGGATGTGAAGCTGTATGTTCCAGGAAGGTCAACAAGTTCAACGGATGTGCCTCCTACAGAGAGGATTCCTACTTTTTTTTCAACAGTCACACCGGGGTAGTTGGCAACGTGCTGTCTTGCACCTGTTAACATATTAAATACGGTAGATTTTCCGCAGTTTGGCTGTCCTGCTAATGCAATGGTACTAACTTTATTCACAACAGCACCTTTCGTCTGAACGGGAATATAATAATGGGACGCTCATACGCTACCTATCCTTATGTGTTGCTGCTCTGCCCTAGGGGGCAGCACAGTCTGAATTTTACACAGCATTAATTCTACTGGTTAGTGAACGATTACTTTGATTGCGATGCCGCGTTCTAAAATCAATCTTCCGTCGCCAATTGAGATGATCATTGGGCCTCGACCCGCGTTCACAACTACTGCGAGCTTTGTTCCGGGGTATACTCCCAGTGACTCCAGTCTTGTTGTGGCACAACGACCTGCATCTATAGTAACTACGCAGGCATTAGCCCCTGCGAGAATGGTATTGAGTGTCTTTTTCATTGTAAAACCCTTATGCTTGAAACAATAAAAACCAATCATTTAATAGTATTGTGGATGTGACATGTCAAAAAAAAGAGTAAATTGACATTGGGTGTCAACTTACTCTTGCGGCATAGTAAAAAGCAGTTATTAAATGAAAATGAATGTCATTCGCTCAAATGCTTGCCTTTCATACTGAGGCGTTGTAAGCACTTGTTTACCGACATAACTCGTGGAGGTGTTTATAGAAAATGAGTGAGCCTTTGGGGATTTTTCAAGATTATCTTAAAAGGAAAGGGCTCAAGGTCACAACGCAGCGCGAATTCATTTTGCATGTTTTTATTCGGCTAACTACACCGGTAACGGTGGATGAGCTGTATCAGGAAGTTGTAAAGCTAGACCCAACAATTAGTATTTCTACCCTGTACAGAACGATTAAGCTTATTGCGGGATGTGGCCTTGCCAGTAGCGAGCAGACAGATGAAGGTGCAATCCATTACAAGCCAGTTGTTGAAGTACGTTTTGTTAT from Halodesulfovibrio sp. MK-HDV carries:
- a CDS encoding Fur family transcriptional regulator, which produces MSEPLGIFQDYLKRKGLKVTTQREFILHVFIRLTTPVTVDELYQEVVKLDPTISISTLYRTIKLIAGCGLASSEQTDEGAIHYKPVVEVRFVMVCECCGTETPFVNPYLDCIHNEASRQKGFELRRCHTVIYGICNNCRKREVAIPITSLTITA
- the feoB gene encoding ferrous iron transport protein B — protein: MNKVSTIALAGQPNCGKSTVFNMLTGARQHVANYPGVTVEKKVGILSVGGTSVELVDLPGTYSFTSYSLEERVARDVILHDDPQVLIDVADCSNLQRHLYLTLQLLEMEKPTVLALNMVDVAERRHISVDSSKLEQQLGIRVIRTIGKKSFGRKELLDALAESMTATDENPQRNYTIDYGELESYITKVAEELLPLSTKNYPLRWLAIKLLENDAEALAFVSKTNQNLLATSTAILASVEEYREEFMRVTGQDIERFIAKKRHEACASICKECVTARSQAAETFSDKLDRYICHKVFGPIILFAILFCLYQVSIVLGNDLAQRVWPMWAALGDFLMQIFPQPNFLVDPVSRSLGSWTIQSVTAILNYLPIFFLLFSLIAILEDSGYMPRMAFLLDRLFRKFGMHGQSTLPLILGGVYVGGCAIPGVLATKAIPDERARLTTLMVVPMMNCLAKVPLYLILISAYFSDHSGIAMFFIATVTLFMALPVAKALSLTVLSKYESAPFIMEMPAYHLPTVSGVLHRALERMWLFVKKIVTVVIAVAVIVFVLINFPTLSTEVQNGFEQKETAAVTKFLDVTSATTLHNAVDEQNLMDLILFADGYKKAKTWSKRPCNITRNPTKICRKKSAILQYCC
- a CDS encoding nucleoside recognition domain-containing protein, yielding MRNVQRTRRKLRRELRAAQFENSFLGMMGHALEPVTQYAGFNWRINIALLSAFAAKENSAATLGAIYAVDGSNKSVQESMKEGEEGFTSLHALALMLFMALYPPCIPTLIMVRMQTASTKLMCFSVAYQTLLGLGVATFVFTGGKILNLTGMQMMWLFYGLCVLTTVVMGMLPKSIGETKQQLGVEYVK
- the ablA gene encoding lysine 2,3-aminomutase — translated: MTPLNARQKAFVQGLDEKGPSSRWHDWKWHIRHSIRDVKTFERLLGITFTDDQRMAYEATAEQFPISITPYYLSLIEVDDYENDPVFRQCFPSVREMDVLEHDMADPLHEEKDSPVPGITHRYPDRVLFHVSNICSMYCRHCTRKRKVGDMDFIPDRKQMEKGLDYIRNNPRVRDVLISGGDPLMLSDDRLDWILGELGSIDHVEVVRIGTRMPVVLPQRITTDLVEMLKKHHPLWMNTHFNHPREMTASSRKALEMLANAGIPMGNQSVLLAGVNDCQRLIRTLNQKLVKNRVRPYYLYQCDLSEGLTHFRTPVSKGIEIIESLRGHTSGFSVPTYVIDAPGGGGKIPVMPNYIVSWGTHKVVLRNYEGVITTYNEPESYDSHYCDRKCEKCTLTLKEDDGCEKAIGIEKLLCDWDETLSLTPKENERMDRRDDAAGSCGVDNGKYYSAWAQ
- a CDS encoding FeoA family protein, whose translation is MKKTLNTILAGANACVVTIDAGRCATTRLESLGVYPGTKLAVVVNAGRGPMIISIGDGRLILERGIAIKVIVH